A region from the Clavibacter sp. A6099 genome encodes:
- a CDS encoding energy-coupling factor ABC transporter ATP-binding protein has product MSQGDVPNAPALRLADVGVRLGDVDALRAVTLEMDARTVAVIGENGSGKSTFARLVGGLVGRTSGELRVLGVDPDRGSRELRRRVALVFSNPDAQIVMPTVAEDVAFSLRPERLSRAESDARVAECLRRFGIQHLADRSSHELSGGQKQLLALAGAFVRRPELVIADEPTAYLDARNARRVADHLFEDGHRLVLVTHDLAAAARCDAAVLFAGGRLVRTGAPADVIAEYEAMLG; this is encoded by the coding sequence ATGAGCCAGGGGGACGTGCCGAACGCGCCGGCCCTGCGTCTCGCCGACGTCGGCGTGCGCCTCGGCGACGTCGACGCCCTCCGCGCCGTCACGCTCGAGATGGATGCGCGCACGGTCGCCGTGATCGGGGAGAACGGGTCGGGCAAGAGCACCTTCGCGCGACTGGTCGGGGGGCTCGTCGGGCGGACGTCGGGGGAGCTGCGGGTGCTGGGCGTCGACCCGGACCGCGGATCCCGCGAGCTGAGGCGACGCGTGGCCCTGGTGTTCAGCAACCCGGACGCGCAGATCGTCATGCCGACCGTCGCCGAGGACGTCGCGTTCTCCCTGCGGCCGGAGCGTCTGTCCCGTGCAGAGTCGGACGCACGCGTCGCCGAGTGCCTCCGCCGATTCGGCATCCAGCACCTCGCCGACCGCTCGTCGCACGAGCTCTCCGGCGGCCAGAAGCAGCTGCTCGCGCTCGCGGGGGCGTTCGTCCGGCGGCCGGAGCTCGTCATCGCCGACGAGCCGACGGCGTACCTCGACGCCCGGAACGCCCGGCGGGTCGCGGACCATCTCTTCGAGGACGGCCACCGGCTCGTGCTCGTCACCCACGACCTCGCCGCCGCCGCCCGGTGCGACGCCGCCGTCCTGTTCGCCGGCGGCCGGCTCGTCCGCACGGGCGCGCCAGCGGACGTCATCGCCGAGTACGAGGCGATGCTCGGGTGA
- a CDS encoding energy-coupling factor transporter transmembrane component T, translating into MTLAEPRRPGRLERMPAGPELVALMVVVLGVSLLPSTWWGAGTAVAAAVLAYAAAQLGDGLLGLRRLAGQVRSVRWVMLFTLVSQLVLLGPEPAVANTARVTAAIAIAGLLVLTTSMTALLDSIERGLRPLRRFGVDTERISLLLTVTAGTVPVLGRLAADVREAQRARGARPGLRTFVVPFLVLALKHADQLGDALTARGVK; encoded by the coding sequence GTGACGCTCGCCGAGCCGCGACGTCCCGGCCGCCTCGAGCGGATGCCCGCGGGACCCGAGCTGGTCGCGCTCATGGTCGTCGTGCTCGGGGTCTCGCTCCTGCCATCGACGTGGTGGGGCGCGGGCACCGCGGTCGCCGCGGCGGTCCTCGCCTACGCCGCCGCGCAGCTGGGCGACGGCCTCCTGGGCCTCCGCCGGCTCGCCGGCCAGGTGCGGTCCGTCCGCTGGGTGATGCTGTTCACCCTCGTCAGCCAGCTCGTGCTGCTCGGGCCGGAGCCCGCGGTGGCGAACACGGCCCGCGTCACGGCGGCGATCGCCATCGCCGGCCTGCTCGTCCTCACGACCTCGATGACCGCGCTCCTCGACAGCATCGAGCGCGGCCTGCGCCCCCTCCGGAGGTTCGGCGTCGACACGGAGCGGATCTCGCTGCTCCTGACGGTGACGGCCGGCACCGTCCCGGTCCTCGGACGCCTGGCCGCCGACGTCCGCGAGGCGCAGCGGGCGCGCGGCGCGCGGCCCGGCCTCCGGACGTTCGTCGTGCCCTTCCTCGTCCTCGCCCTCAAGCACGCGGATCAGCTCGGCGATGCGCTCACCGCGCGCGGTGTCAAGTGA
- a CDS encoding biotin transporter BioY gives MTPSRSLPLRADRGGRLDATDLARVAVLAAVVAVLGLPGSISVIGGVPITAQTLGVMLAGAVLGARLGALALAVLLALVAVGLPLLSGGTGGIGVFLGPSAGYLAGWILGAAAVGCIVHLGGRRPTVWRTAVAMAVGGIAVVYAVGIPVQSLVTRLPLAQTAYTSLVFLPGDLIKAAIATAIVMTLVRGYPRAFRRPSGWTTARQDDAAATTR, from the coding sequence ATGACCCCGTCCCGCTCCCTGCCCCTGAGAGCCGACCGTGGCGGGCGCCTGGACGCAACCGACCTGGCGCGGGTCGCCGTGCTCGCCGCCGTCGTCGCGGTGCTCGGCCTCCCGGGCAGCATCAGCGTGATCGGGGGCGTCCCCATCACCGCGCAGACGCTCGGCGTGATGCTCGCGGGCGCCGTGCTCGGGGCCCGCCTCGGCGCCCTCGCCCTGGCCGTCCTCCTCGCGCTCGTCGCCGTGGGGCTGCCGTTGCTCTCCGGCGGGACAGGCGGCATCGGCGTCTTCCTCGGACCCTCCGCCGGCTACCTGGCGGGCTGGATCCTCGGAGCCGCAGCGGTCGGGTGCATCGTCCACCTCGGCGGCCGGCGGCCCACCGTGTGGCGCACCGCCGTGGCCATGGCGGTCGGCGGGATCGCCGTCGTCTACGCCGTCGGGATCCCCGTGCAGAGCCTCGTGACGCGCCTGCCGCTGGCCCAGACCGCCTACACCAGCCTCGTCTTCCTCCCCGGCGACCTGATCAAGGCGGCGATCGCCACCGCCATCGTGATGACGCTGGTGCGCGGCTACCCGCGCGCGTTCCGTCGGCCGTCCGGCTGGACGACGGCACGGCAGGACGACGCGGCGGCGACCACCAGATGA
- a CDS encoding Nif3-like dinuclear metal center hexameric protein, translating to MIHTLADVVRVVEDAWPPAGASDWDASGLISGDPSGQVRRIHLAVDAVRATVDEAVAADADLLLVHHPLLLRSVTTIAETGYKGALLADLIRAGCALHASHTTADVVEDGTSGRLAALLGLVPETIRPIDAAPGGVRGIGRVGDLPAPTTLGRLAGELARILPPTATGIRVAGPYDAPVTRVALCGGAGDSLLGAPDVVAADVYVTSDLRHHPASEARESAALRGGTPYLVDTSHWASEWLWLDQAADTLRSALPDVEVTVSDIRTDPWDFAVTQ from the coding sequence GTGATCCACACCCTCGCCGACGTCGTCCGTGTCGTCGAGGACGCGTGGCCGCCCGCCGGCGCATCGGACTGGGACGCCTCGGGGCTCATCTCGGGGGATCCGAGTGGGCAGGTCCGCCGCATCCACCTCGCCGTCGACGCCGTGCGCGCGACCGTGGACGAGGCTGTCGCCGCCGACGCCGACCTGCTGCTCGTCCACCACCCCCTGCTCCTCCGCAGCGTCACCACGATCGCCGAGACCGGCTACAAGGGCGCGCTCCTCGCCGACCTGATCCGCGCCGGCTGCGCGCTGCACGCCTCGCACACCACCGCCGACGTCGTCGAGGACGGCACCTCGGGACGGCTCGCGGCGCTCCTCGGCCTGGTGCCCGAGACCATCCGTCCGATCGACGCCGCCCCGGGCGGCGTGCGCGGCATCGGCCGCGTCGGCGACCTGCCCGCGCCGACGACGCTCGGCCGCCTCGCGGGGGAGCTCGCCCGCATCCTGCCGCCCACGGCGACGGGGATCCGCGTCGCCGGCCCCTACGACGCGCCCGTCACCCGCGTCGCCCTCTGCGGCGGAGCCGGGGACTCCCTGCTCGGCGCACCCGACGTGGTCGCCGCCGACGTCTACGTCACCTCGGACCTGCGCCACCACCCGGCCAGCGAGGCGCGCGAGTCAGCGGCCCTCCGCGGCGGCACGCCGTACCTCGTCGACACGTCCCACTGGGCGAGCGAGTGGCTGTGGCTCGACCAGGCCGCCGACACGCTGCGATCGGCGCTCCCGGACGTCGAGGTCACCGTCAGCGACATCCGCACCGACCCCTGGGACTTCGCCGTCACGCAATGA
- a CDS encoding peroxiredoxin has protein sequence MALANDTQAPDFELANQFGERVRLSEYRGHRAVALVFFPLAFSGTCTGEMCQLEENLGLFADSRVELIGISVDSKHTLRAWAQQQGIDFQLLADFWPHGQVAKEYGVFLDEKGFANRATFLIDTRGIIRGSFITAPGEARELEAYRTAIRDLALVPA, from the coding sequence ATGGCCCTGGCCAACGACACACAGGCTCCCGACTTCGAGCTCGCCAACCAGTTCGGCGAGCGCGTCCGGTTGAGCGAGTACCGCGGACACCGCGCGGTCGCCCTAGTCTTCTTCCCCCTCGCCTTCTCCGGCACGTGCACCGGCGAGATGTGCCAGCTCGAGGAGAACCTCGGCCTCTTCGCCGACAGCCGCGTGGAGCTCATCGGCATCAGCGTCGACAGCAAGCACACGCTGCGCGCGTGGGCCCAGCAGCAGGGCATCGACTTCCAGCTCCTCGCCGACTTCTGGCCCCACGGCCAGGTGGCCAAGGAGTACGGGGTGTTCCTCGACGAGAAGGGCTTCGCGAACCGGGCGACCTTCCTCATCGACACGCGCGGCATCATCCGCGGCAGCTTCATCACGGCGCCCGGTGAGGCGCGTGAACTCGAGGCGTACCGCACCGCCATCCGGGACCTGGCGCTCGTCCCGGCCTGA
- the aceE gene encoding pyruvate dehydrogenase (acetyl-transferring), homodimeric type, with translation MTVNDQDPYSVNHTDQDPEETAEWNESLDGLVETQGRGRARDVMLSLLKRSKELHLGVPMVPTTDYINTIAPENEPDFPGDEDLERRYRAWIRWNAAVTVHRAQRPGIAVGGHIATYASSAALYEVGYNHFFRGQDHPGGGDQVFVQGHASPGTYARAFLEGRLSEHQLDGFRQEKSHSGGGLSSYPHPRLMPEFWQFPTVSMGLGPINAIYQAQANKYLTNRGIKDASDQQVWAFLGDGEMDEVESRGQLQVAANEKLDNLNFVINCNLQRLDGPVRGNGKIIQELESFFRGAGWNVIKVVWGREWDDLLARDTEGALLDLMNRTPDGDYQTYKAESGAYIRENFFGRDERTAKLVEGYTDDQIWNLKRGGHDYRKVYAAFKAASEHTGQPTVILAKTVKGYGLGPSFEGRNATHQMKKLTLDNLKQFRDEMRVPITDAQLEADPYLPPYYHPGQDDEAIKYMQERRRALGGYSPERRTKHTAITLPDDSAYRISKKGSGTQEIATTMAFVRLLKDLIRSKDFGNRVVPIIPDEARTFGIDAFFPTAKIYNPNGQHYTSVDRELLLSYKESPQGQIVHVGINEAGALAAFTNLGTTYSTQGEPLIPIYVFYSMFGFQRTGDAIWAAGDQMARGFLIGATAGRTTLTGEGLQHADGHSLVLSQTNPAIVSYDPAYAYEIGHIVRSGLERMYGGEHEDPDVMYYLTVYNEPIIHPSEPEGVDVDGIVRGVYKLKDGWVDGPKAQLMASGVAVPWALEAQQLLADDWGVSADVWSVTSWGELRRDGLAAEEHNMLHPHSETRVPYLEEKLRHAEGPFVAVTDFSHAVPDQIRQFVPGDYSTLGADGFGFSDTRPAARRFFAIDGPSMVVKTLQRLAKQGKVDQDAPKWAIDKYRLLDVNAGTTGSAGGEA, from the coding sequence GTGACTGTCAACGACCAGGATCCGTACTCGGTGAACCACACCGACCAGGATCCGGAAGAGACCGCCGAATGGAACGAGTCGCTCGACGGGCTCGTGGAGACGCAGGGCCGGGGGCGCGCGCGCGACGTCATGCTCAGCCTCCTGAAGCGCTCCAAGGAGCTGCACCTGGGTGTGCCGATGGTCCCGACCACGGACTACATCAACACCATCGCGCCGGAGAACGAGCCCGACTTCCCCGGTGACGAGGACCTCGAGCGCCGCTACCGCGCATGGATCCGCTGGAACGCGGCCGTCACCGTGCACCGGGCCCAGCGTCCCGGCATCGCGGTCGGCGGGCACATCGCCACCTACGCGTCCTCGGCCGCGCTCTACGAGGTCGGCTACAACCACTTCTTCCGCGGTCAGGACCACCCCGGCGGCGGCGACCAGGTCTTCGTGCAGGGTCACGCCTCCCCCGGCACCTACGCCCGCGCCTTCCTCGAGGGACGCCTGAGCGAGCACCAGCTCGACGGCTTCCGCCAGGAGAAGAGCCACTCGGGCGGAGGGCTCTCCTCGTACCCGCACCCGCGTCTCATGCCGGAGTTCTGGCAGTTCCCGACGGTATCGATGGGCCTCGGCCCCATCAACGCGATCTACCAGGCGCAGGCGAACAAGTACCTCACCAACCGCGGCATCAAGGACGCATCCGACCAGCAGGTCTGGGCGTTCCTGGGCGACGGCGAGATGGATGAGGTGGAGAGCCGCGGCCAGCTCCAGGTGGCGGCGAACGAGAAGCTCGACAACCTGAACTTCGTCATCAACTGCAACCTGCAGCGCCTCGACGGACCCGTCCGCGGCAACGGCAAGATCATCCAGGAGCTGGAGAGCTTCTTCCGCGGCGCCGGCTGGAACGTCATCAAGGTGGTCTGGGGCCGCGAGTGGGACGACCTCCTCGCCCGCGACACCGAGGGCGCGCTCCTCGACCTCATGAACCGCACGCCGGACGGCGACTACCAGACCTACAAGGCCGAGAGCGGCGCCTACATCCGCGAGAACTTCTTCGGGCGCGACGAGCGCACCGCGAAGCTCGTCGAGGGCTACACCGACGACCAGATCTGGAACCTCAAGCGCGGCGGCCACGACTACCGCAAGGTGTACGCGGCGTTCAAGGCGGCCAGCGAGCACACGGGCCAGCCCACGGTGATCCTCGCGAAGACCGTCAAGGGCTACGGGCTCGGCCCGAGCTTCGAGGGCCGCAACGCGACCCACCAGATGAAGAAGCTCACGCTCGACAACCTCAAGCAGTTCCGCGACGAGATGCGCGTGCCGATCACGGACGCGCAGCTCGAGGCGGACCCGTACCTGCCGCCGTACTATCACCCCGGCCAGGACGACGAGGCCATCAAGTACATGCAGGAGCGCCGCCGCGCGCTCGGCGGGTACTCGCCCGAGCGCCGCACGAAGCACACGGCCATCACGCTCCCGGACGACTCGGCGTACCGCATCTCCAAGAAGGGCTCGGGCACGCAGGAGATCGCCACCACCATGGCGTTCGTCCGGCTCCTGAAGGACCTCATCCGCTCCAAGGACTTCGGCAACCGCGTCGTCCCGATCATCCCCGACGAGGCCCGCACGTTCGGCATCGACGCCTTCTTCCCGACGGCGAAGATCTACAACCCGAACGGCCAGCACTACACGTCGGTCGACCGCGAGCTGCTCCTCTCCTACAAGGAGAGCCCGCAGGGCCAGATCGTGCACGTCGGCATCAACGAGGCGGGCGCCCTGGCGGCGTTCACGAACCTCGGCACCACGTACTCGACGCAGGGCGAGCCGCTCATCCCCATCTACGTCTTCTACTCGATGTTCGGGTTCCAGCGCACGGGCGACGCGATCTGGGCTGCTGGCGACCAGATGGCCCGCGGCTTCCTCATCGGCGCGACCGCGGGACGCACCACGCTCACGGGCGAGGGACTCCAGCACGCCGACGGCCACTCGCTCGTCCTGTCGCAGACGAACCCGGCGATCGTGTCGTACGACCCGGCGTACGCGTACGAGATCGGCCACATCGTGCGGTCCGGCCTCGAGCGCATGTACGGCGGCGAGCACGAGGACCCGGACGTCATGTACTACCTCACGGTGTACAACGAGCCGATCATCCACCCGAGCGAGCCCGAGGGCGTGGACGTGGACGGCATCGTCCGCGGCGTCTACAAGCTCAAGGACGGCTGGGTCGACGGACCCAAGGCGCAGCTCATGGCCTCCGGCGTGGCCGTCCCGTGGGCCCTCGAGGCGCAGCAGCTGCTGGCCGACGACTGGGGCGTGTCCGCCGACGTGTGGTCCGTCACCTCGTGGGGCGAGCTCCGCCGCGACGGCCTCGCCGCCGAGGAGCACAACATGCTCCACCCGCACTCCGAGACCCGGGTCCCGTACCTGGAGGAGAAGCTGCGTCATGCCGAGGGCCCGTTCGTCGCGGTCACGGACTTCTCGCACGCGGTCCCCGACCAGATCCGGCAGTTCGTCCCCGGCGACTACTCGACGCTCGGCGCCGACGGCTTCGGCTTCTCGGACACGCGTCCGGCGGCCCGCCGCTTCTTCGCCATCGACGGACCGTCGATGGTGGTGAAGACGCTGCAGCGCCTGGCGAAGCAGGGGAAGGTCGACCAGGACGCGCCGAAGTGGGCGATCGACAAGTACCGCCTGCTCGACGTCAACGCCGGCACGACCGGATCGGCGGGCGGCGAGGCGTGA
- a CDS encoding DUF1345 domain-containing protein, whose translation MPIHPSRRTVAEPRWPAAVGLVVAVVLYAIAPTAVPTGVRVAVVAIAVALLVPLVALNPRRFTRETPWSRGLGVGLGGLLVVANQVSLVVLVVALVDASEAGPELLLTALQVWGTNVLAFAIVYWELDRGGPVARRIHARAALAPADFRFPQDEDSGAVSEVARRSSEHADWVPGFVDYAYFSLTNSMAYSPTDVMPLSHRAKALMALEAFAGFVILALVIARAVNILS comes from the coding sequence GTGCCCATCCACCCCTCCCGTCGGACGGTCGCGGAGCCGCGCTGGCCCGCCGCCGTCGGGCTCGTCGTCGCCGTCGTCCTCTACGCGATCGCGCCGACCGCGGTCCCGACCGGCGTCCGCGTCGCGGTGGTGGCGATCGCCGTCGCCCTGCTCGTGCCGCTGGTCGCGCTCAACCCGCGGAGGTTCACCCGCGAGACCCCGTGGTCCCGCGGTCTCGGGGTCGGGCTCGGCGGTCTGCTGGTGGTCGCCAACCAGGTGAGCCTCGTCGTCCTGGTCGTCGCGCTCGTCGACGCCTCGGAGGCGGGGCCCGAGCTGCTCCTCACGGCCCTGCAGGTGTGGGGGACCAACGTGCTCGCGTTCGCGATCGTCTACTGGGAGCTCGATCGCGGCGGGCCGGTGGCCCGCAGGATCCACGCGCGCGCCGCTCTCGCGCCCGCCGACTTCCGCTTCCCGCAGGACGAGGACTCCGGCGCCGTGTCCGAGGTCGCCCGACGGTCGTCGGAGCACGCCGACTGGGTCCCGGGATTCGTCGACTACGCGTACTTCTCGCTGACGAACTCGATGGCGTACAGCCCCACGGACGTCATGCCGCTGTCCCACCGGGCCAAGGCGCTCATGGCGCTGGAGGCCTTCGCCGGCTTCGTGATCCTCGCGCTGGTGATCGCCCGCGCGGTGAACATCCTGAGCTGA
- the ppgK gene encoding polyphosphate--glucose phosphotransferase: MSEDATTAIGIDIGGTGIKGAIVDVATGELKSERVKLPTPQGGEPEDIVATVKQIIDALGEVPAGTPLGVCFPAAIVHGTTMSAANVSPTWIGLEAEKLFEERLGLEITFVNDADAAGYAEARYGAAKDVRGLVIMTTLGTGIGTALIHDGVLIPNAELGHMDVAGRRDFERRASYAAKERAHLNWKRWAARLQVYYGQLEKLMWPELFIVGGGVSKNHKHFLPLLRLRTPIVPAELRNNAGIMGAAALAAHAVGASTHAPAADLVDKTKPED, encoded by the coding sequence ATGAGCGAGGACGCGACGACCGCAATCGGCATCGACATCGGCGGGACCGGCATCAAGGGCGCCATCGTGGACGTCGCGACCGGCGAGCTGAAGAGCGAGCGCGTGAAGCTGCCGACGCCGCAGGGCGGCGAGCCCGAGGACATCGTGGCGACCGTGAAGCAGATCATCGACGCGCTCGGCGAGGTCCCCGCCGGCACGCCCCTCGGAGTCTGCTTCCCCGCCGCGATCGTGCACGGCACGACCATGTCGGCCGCCAACGTCTCCCCCACCTGGATCGGCCTCGAGGCCGAGAAGCTGTTCGAGGAGCGCCTGGGCCTCGAGATCACGTTCGTCAACGACGCGGACGCCGCCGGCTACGCCGAGGCCCGCTACGGCGCGGCAAAGGACGTGCGCGGTCTCGTCATCATGACCACGCTCGGCACGGGCATCGGGACGGCCCTGATCCACGACGGCGTCCTCATCCCGAACGCCGAGCTCGGCCACATGGACGTCGCGGGCCGCCGCGACTTCGAGCGCCGCGCCTCGTACGCGGCCAAGGAGCGCGCGCACCTCAACTGGAAGCGCTGGGCCGCCCGGCTGCAGGTGTACTACGGCCAGCTTGAGAAGCTTATGTGGCCGGAGCTGTTCATCGTCGGGGGCGGGGTGTCCAAGAACCACAAGCACTTCCTGCCGCTGCTGCGGCTGCGCACCCCGATCGTGCCGGCGGAGCTGCGGAACAACGCGGGCATCATGGGCGCCGCGGCCCTCGCCGCGCACGCGGTCGGCGCGAGCACGCACGCGCCCGCGGCCGACCTCGTCGACAAGACGAAGCCCGAGGACTGA
- a CDS encoding zinc ribbon domain-containing protein, translating into MKADPSIQKELLDLQEIDTRLTHLTRQLAQLPQLKEIDALQREMELVRRRLGERTGVVEDAQTELSRIESDVAVVQARMDRDRSRIEAGGSSKDVQALERELESLLRRRDNLEEVELEVMQRLEEAQAAQAEVVVERDALAERLAAVEAERDAAAVDLRVQAEQARRDRDALATRFPDDLLGLYEKQRARYGVGAAMLHRGISLGSNIALHQSDLDALRKRAPDDVVIDPESNAILVRTDESGL; encoded by the coding sequence ATGAAAGCCGATCCGAGCATCCAGAAGGAGCTCCTCGACCTGCAGGAGATCGACACCCGGCTCACCCACCTCACGCGGCAGCTGGCGCAGCTCCCGCAGCTGAAGGAGATCGACGCGCTGCAGCGGGAGATGGAGCTCGTCCGCCGCCGGCTCGGCGAGCGGACCGGCGTGGTGGAGGACGCCCAGACCGAGCTCTCGCGCATCGAGTCCGACGTGGCGGTCGTGCAGGCGCGGATGGACCGCGACCGCAGCCGCATCGAGGCGGGCGGGAGCTCGAAGGACGTCCAGGCGCTCGAGCGCGAGCTCGAGTCGCTGCTGCGTCGCCGCGACAACCTCGAGGAGGTCGAGCTCGAGGTGATGCAGCGGCTCGAGGAGGCGCAGGCCGCGCAGGCCGAGGTCGTGGTCGAACGCGACGCCCTCGCCGAGCGCCTCGCCGCCGTGGAGGCCGAGCGCGACGCCGCGGCCGTGGATCTGCGCGTGCAGGCCGAGCAGGCGCGCAGGGACCGCGACGCGCTCGCCACGCGCTTCCCCGATGACCTCCTCGGGCTGTACGAGAAGCAGCGCGCCAGATACGGCGTCGGCGCCGCGATGCTGCACCGCGGCATCTCGCTCGGCAGCAACATCGCCCTCCACCAGAGCGATCTCGACGCGCTCCGCAAGCGCGCGCCCGACGACGTGGTCATCGACCCCGAGAGCAACGCCATCCTCGTGCGCACGGACGAGTCCGGCCTCTAG
- a CDS encoding TetR/AcrR family transcriptional regulator C-terminal domain-containing protein, with translation MVRAHAAGRHSRDDVARTALRILDEHGLPDFTMRRLGAALDVQPSALYWHFPDKQSLLAELADRIVAEAEAEDDAEIAADRRADWQERVRHAAVVLRAALLAHRDGAEVVASTTAMGLGATAARRSLSAAVAAGGFGEADCARAASALLHFVLGHVAHEQQRIQLDRIGLLPGHAHDEDPARDFAFGIDLLVRGLAALA, from the coding sequence ATGGTGCGGGCGCATGCGGCGGGGCGGCACAGCCGCGACGACGTCGCCCGCACGGCCCTCCGGATCCTGGACGAGCATGGCCTCCCGGACTTCACGATGCGCCGCCTCGGCGCCGCCCTCGACGTGCAGCCGAGCGCCCTCTACTGGCACTTCCCGGACAAGCAGAGCCTCCTCGCCGAGCTCGCCGACCGGATCGTCGCCGAGGCCGAGGCCGAGGATGACGCCGAGATCGCGGCTGACCGGCGCGCCGACTGGCAGGAGCGGGTCCGGCACGCCGCGGTGGTGCTCCGCGCGGCGCTCCTCGCCCATCGAGACGGCGCGGAGGTCGTGGCCAGCACCACCGCCATGGGGCTCGGCGCGACGGCGGCGCGCCGCTCGCTCTCCGCGGCCGTCGCCGCAGGCGGGTTCGGGGAGGCCGACTGCGCCCGCGCGGCATCGGCGCTCCTGCATTTCGTGCTCGGCCACGTGGCGCACGAGCAGCAGCGCATCCAGCTCGATCGGATCGGCCTGCTGCCCGGCCACGCCCACGACGAGGATCCCGCCCGTGACTTCGCCTTCGGCATCGACCTGCTGGTGCGGGGCCTCGCGGCCCTCGCCTGA